The proteins below are encoded in one region of Paenibacillus albus:
- a CDS encoding ABC transporter ATP-binding protein: protein MSGSASSSGYLVEASHVKKYFPIKTGLLNRVVGQVKAVDDVSFGIRAGETFGLVGESGCGKSTLARVLLNLKSATDGEIKYAGKNILTAGSRELRSLREEMQIIFQDPFGSLNPRFLVKDLIGEPLRIHRRMSERELDNRVVELMELVGLDAERRNRYPHEFSGGQRQRIGIARAIALNPKFIVADEAVSALDVSVQSQVLNLMMKLQKELGLTYLFIAHGLNVVRHISNRVGVMYLGKMVEVGNTEALFAKPLHPYTSVLLSAIPKPTTAHREERIILQGDVPSPANPPSGCRFHPRCPFVQDRCKVEEPQLLSMADERQVACHFPLQ, encoded by the coding sequence ATGAGCGGCAGCGCCAGCAGTAGTGGGTATTTGGTGGAAGCAAGCCATGTGAAGAAGTATTTTCCGATTAAGACAGGGCTGCTCAATCGAGTTGTGGGCCAAGTGAAGGCGGTCGATGACGTCTCCTTCGGCATTCGGGCAGGAGAGACGTTCGGACTGGTCGGTGAATCTGGCTGCGGGAAGTCGACGCTTGCCCGTGTGCTGTTGAACCTGAAGAGCGCCACGGATGGCGAGATCAAGTATGCCGGCAAGAACATTCTAACCGCGGGCAGCCGGGAGCTTCGCAGTCTGCGCGAGGAGATGCAGATTATATTTCAAGACCCGTTCGGCTCGCTGAATCCACGGTTTCTTGTGAAGGATTTGATCGGGGAGCCGCTGCGCATACATCGTCGAATGAGCGAGCGGGAGCTGGATAATCGCGTTGTCGAATTGATGGAGCTAGTGGGACTTGATGCCGAGAGACGCAACAGATATCCGCATGAATTCTCAGGCGGGCAGCGTCAGCGCATCGGTATTGCCCGGGCAATAGCGCTTAATCCGAAGTTTATCGTAGCGGACGAGGCGGTGTCGGCGCTTGATGTTTCCGTACAATCGCAGGTGCTGAACCTGATGATGAAGCTGCAAAAGGAGCTTGGATTGACGTATTTGTTCATCGCGCATGGGCTGAACGTTGTTCGACATATTTCGAACCGAGTCGGCGTTATGTACTTGGGGAAAATGGTCGAAGTGGGGAACACGGAAGCGTTGTTCGCAAAGCCGCTTCATCCATACACCTCGGTGCTTCTGTCCGCCATTCCGAAGCCGACGACGGCGCATCGGGAAGAGCGAATTATACTGCAAGGCGACGTTCCTTCGCCGGCTAACCCGCCGTCTGGCTGCCGGTTTCACCCGCGCTGCCCGTTTGTACAGGACCGCTGCAAAGTGGAGGAACCGCAGCTTCTGAGCATGGCGGATGAGCGGCAGGTTGCCTGCCACTTCCCGCTGCAATAA
- a CDS encoding ABC transporter ATP-binding protein, with product MAEKVLQIRSLTAGFLTEKGFVKATDRVTLELDRGQTLCVVGESGSGKSVTAMSVMRLIDYAGGFIEDGEVLFSGSDLVKKKQQEMLKIRGNRITMIFQDPMSALNPVFTVGDQIAEALRIHKRMSKQAAWQASVEMLRRVGIPDPDMRAKQYPHEMSGGMCQRVVIAMALACNPELLIADEPTTALDVTVQAQILDLLRQLKQEFGMSILLITHDMGVAAEVADRIAVMYAGAVVEEGTVKEIFEQPRHPYTIGLLKSIPGLEGERGGELYTIKGVIPPISQLPSGCRFHPRCPHVMEICKQREPALLASPTGHKAACWLDEPGLKGAAEAETAASSHALKVTIGSKTEVTL from the coding sequence ATGGCGGAAAAAGTTCTCCAAATCCGGAGCTTAACGGCAGGCTTCCTGACGGAAAAAGGGTTCGTCAAAGCGACCGATCGCGTCACGCTTGAGCTTGATCGCGGGCAGACGCTGTGCGTCGTCGGCGAGTCCGGCAGCGGCAAGAGTGTCACCGCCATGTCGGTGATGCGGCTTATTGATTATGCCGGCGGCTTTATCGAAGACGGCGAGGTGCTGTTCAGCGGCAGCGATCTCGTGAAGAAGAAACAGCAAGAGATGCTGAAGATTCGCGGCAATCGCATTACGATGATCTTTCAGGACCCGATGTCGGCGCTGAATCCTGTCTTCACTGTAGGGGATCAGATTGCAGAAGCGCTGCGCATACATAAGCGTATGAGCAAGCAGGCCGCCTGGCAAGCGAGTGTCGAGATGCTGCGCCGTGTCGGCATCCCGGACCCGGACATGCGCGCGAAGCAGTATCCGCATGAGATGTCGGGCGGGATGTGCCAGCGGGTCGTCATCGCGATGGCGCTGGCGTGTAACCCCGAGCTGCTGATCGCCGACGAGCCGACGACTGCGCTCGACGTGACGGTGCAGGCGCAAATTCTGGATTTGCTGCGGCAGCTGAAGCAGGAATTCGGCATGTCGATTCTGCTCATCACGCATGATATGGGCGTTGCTGCGGAGGTCGCTGACCGGATCGCGGTTATGTATGCAGGAGCGGTCGTGGAAGAAGGGACCGTGAAGGAGATCTTCGAGCAGCCGCGCCACCCGTATACAATCGGACTGCTAAAGTCGATACCCGGTCTTGAAGGAGAGCGCGGGGGCGAGCTGTATACGATCAAAGGCGTCATTCCTCCGATCAGCCAGCTGCCATCCGGCTGTCGGTTCCATCCGCGGTGTCCGCATGTGATGGAGATTTGCAAGCAGCGGGAGCCTGCGCTGCTCGCGTCGCCGACTGGGCATAAAGCGGCTTGCTGGCTTGATGAGCCTGGGCTCAAAGGAGCTGCTGAGGCGGAAACGGCAGCGAGCAGCCATGCGCTGAAAGTAACGATCGGCAGCAAGACGGAGGTGACCTTATGA
- a CDS encoding ABC transporter permease, translated as MSELKLEPVTARVSSVGAKPPAEKRAPGPWRTAWKKFVQNPFAVVGLVILSIFILAAVCASWLSPYDPTRIDMMFPNLHAGASGHPLGTDELGRDILSRLLYSSRISLTVGFAVAFVSVFIGTIVGAFAGYFGGWIDTIAMRFVDVMNSIPSLFLNILILAIFGSKMSYMILVLAFTSWMGVARLVRGTYLQLREMQYVEAAKAIGVSHLGIIFRHLLRNATAPIIVTATLMVGGAILSESALSYLGLGVQTPDTSWGLMLSNAQEFMLTDPLQALYPGLCILIVVLAVNFIGDGIRDGLDPRMTTIPRRRLAQWRKKFSKSGA; from the coding sequence ATGAGCGAGCTGAAGCTGGAACCAGTAACGGCGAGAGTATCTTCGGTTGGTGCGAAGCCGCCTGCCGAGAAGCGAGCACCGGGACCTTGGCGGACCGCATGGAAGAAGTTCGTGCAGAACCCGTTCGCCGTAGTTGGACTTGTCATTCTATCGATCTTTATCCTTGCAGCCGTATGTGCCAGTTGGCTCTCGCCTTACGATCCGACGCGCATTGATATGATGTTCCCGAATCTGCATGCCGGCGCAAGCGGGCATCCGCTCGGTACGGATGAGCTTGGCCGCGATATTCTTTCGCGTCTGCTGTATAGCAGCCGGATTTCGCTGACTGTTGGCTTTGCCGTCGCCTTCGTATCCGTCTTCATCGGAACGATTGTCGGCGCGTTCGCTGGTTATTTCGGCGGCTGGATCGATACGATCGCGATGCGCTTCGTGGATGTCATGAACTCGATTCCGTCTTTGTTTTTGAATATTCTCATCCTAGCGATTTTCGGCTCCAAAATGTCCTATATGATTCTCGTGCTTGCCTTTACGAGCTGGATGGGGGTTGCGAGGCTCGTTCGGGGAACGTATCTGCAGCTTCGCGAGATGCAGTACGTGGAGGCTGCGAAGGCGATTGGCGTCTCGCATCTCGGCATTATTTTTCGCCATCTGCTTCGCAATGCGACCGCTCCAATTATCGTAACGGCGACTCTGATGGTTGGCGGCGCAATCTTGAGCGAATCCGCGCTGTCTTACTTAGGGCTTGGCGTGCAGACGCCGGATACGAGCTGGGGACTGATGCTGAGCAACGCGCAGGAATTCATGCTGACCGATCCGCTGCAGGCGCTCTATCCGGGCTTATGTATCCTCATCGTCGTGCTTGCCGTGAATTTTATCGGTGATGGTATCCGCGATGGACTCGATCCAAGGATGACGACAATTCCTCGAAGGAGGCTGGCGCAATGGCGGAAAAAGTTCTCCAAATCCGGAGCTTAA
- a CDS encoding ABC transporter permease — protein MTEYLIRRLFQSVIVLFFISILTFAMIHAAPGGPTQVFLAPGLSPEAAKIQAHNLGLDRPVIVQYSIWLGHLLTGDLGYTFKNHIPVGDILWPTVKNTMVLMGAAWLFSLIIAIPWGIYNSTSQYGFSDQTSSFISYIGFAMPTFWFGILLQEYFSLKHDWLPLSDMYTMGKEGNLGDLFMHLILPVSVLTLGFLASYTKYAKASMLEVLGQDYIRTARAKGLREGRVIFRHALRNALIPIITILGLDLPILVGGAALTERVFNWPGMGRLFVDMAVAREYSVLMSITLVVSVIVVAGNLIADILYAIVDPRVQLGGKGSVAR, from the coding sequence ATGACCGAATACTTAATCCGCCGTTTATTTCAATCTGTAATCGTGCTATTCTTTATCTCCATCCTTACCTTTGCGATGATCCATGCGGCCCCCGGCGGTCCGACGCAGGTGTTTCTAGCGCCTGGACTATCTCCGGAAGCCGCAAAAATTCAAGCTCATAACTTAGGGCTGGACCGGCCTGTAATCGTACAATATTCGATTTGGCTCGGCCACCTGCTGACAGGCGACCTTGGCTACACGTTCAAGAATCATATCCCGGTTGGCGATATTCTATGGCCGACAGTGAAGAACACGATGGTGCTCATGGGCGCTGCCTGGCTGTTCTCGCTCATTATCGCTATCCCGTGGGGGATCTATAACAGCACCTCCCAGTATGGCTTCTCCGATCAGACGTCCTCCTTCATTTCCTATATTGGGTTCGCGATGCCGACGTTCTGGTTCGGTATCCTACTGCAGGAATACTTCTCGCTGAAGCACGACTGGCTGCCCTTATCCGATATGTATACGATGGGCAAGGAAGGGAACCTTGGCGATCTGTTCATGCATCTGATTCTGCCCGTATCGGTGCTGACGCTCGGCTTCCTCGCTTCCTACACCAAGTATGCGAAGGCGAGCATGCTGGAGGTGCTGGGACAGGATTATATTCGTACTGCCCGGGCCAAAGGACTTCGCGAAGGCCGGGTTATCTTCCGCCACGCGCTTCGCAATGCGCTCATTCCGATCATTACAATTCTAGGGCTGGATCTGCCGATTCTTGTTGGCGGCGCTGCGCTTACGGAGCGGGTGTTCAACTGGCCGGGGATGGGGCGGCTGTTCGTCGATATGGCGGTTGCTCGGGAGTATTCCGTGCTCATGTCCATTACGCTCGTCGTTTCGGTCATCGTCGTTGCCGGGAACCTAATTGCGGACATTCTGTATGCCATCGTTGATCCACGCGTGCAGCTTGGCGGCAAAGGGAGCGTGGCGAGATGA
- a CDS encoding ABC transporter substrate-binding protein, producing the protein MSKRMRWLSCLSVIALVGILLSGCGNSDNNSNSSKSNNSANSNTKSNSTNTTSTNDSTDTSTTDNTTTTNNTATPDPNTPVDGGTLTIGTFSDIVSVNPIYINDTSSGDIENLINAKLYDVDRNANLTVEPWSIAAELPQISADGKTYTVKLKNTVKWSDGQPLNADDVLFTYNTVRNPDAGAPGISAFDKIDTINKIDDYTVEFKLKQVYAPFQYSLYSSLVPQHVLKDVPVKELNKNAYGVDPAKTVTSGPWKFSEWKQGQYITLDTNPNYWGEVKPHVAKVIYKIYADQNTEVQALIKGDIQMSEAIPVTSMDAIKGNDKLNTILAPGPQYEYVQFNFKDENFPDKYSPFKGQKTRQAIANALNRQGMVDNVLKGTGKLMNSPFLPGSWADPGDQAVNYAFDPEKAKSLLAEDGWVAGKDGILVKDGHRFSFELQYNAGNSRREQVAAIIQQNLKDVGIEVTPKGIDFATWIDQNITPGKFPAILLSWSLSNPDPDAESIFSSKYYPPAGQNGGWYKNEAIDALWTKGQITTDQAARADVYHEIGKEISVDLPYVFLYQYGLPQVVDQSTLHWADADKPESSLGYGYLFHAINWWSDKK; encoded by the coding sequence ATGAGCAAAAGAATGAGATGGTTATCCTGCTTATCAGTCATCGCGCTAGTCGGAATTCTATTAAGTGGTTGTGGCAATTCTGACAACAACAGTAACAGCAGTAAGAGTAACAACAGCGCGAATTCAAACACCAAGTCAAACTCTACGAACACCACTTCAACGAACGACTCCACGGACACCTCCACCACGGATAACACCACGACGACGAATAACACGGCAACTCCTGATCCCAACACTCCTGTAGACGGCGGTACACTCACAATTGGCACCTTCTCCGACATCGTCTCCGTCAACCCGATTTACATCAACGATACCTCATCCGGTGATATTGAGAACCTCATTAATGCTAAACTCTATGATGTTGACCGCAATGCGAATTTGACCGTAGAGCCATGGTCGATTGCCGCAGAACTTCCGCAAATTAGCGCAGATGGCAAGACCTACACGGTGAAGCTAAAGAACACTGTGAAATGGAGCGACGGTCAGCCGCTTAATGCCGATGACGTTCTGTTTACATACAACACCGTTCGCAATCCGGACGCCGGTGCGCCAGGCATCAGCGCCTTCGACAAGATTGATACGATTAACAAAATCGACGATTACACTGTGGAATTCAAGCTCAAGCAGGTGTATGCGCCGTTCCAATACTCGCTGTACAGCTCCCTTGTTCCTCAGCATGTGCTGAAGGATGTGCCTGTGAAGGAACTGAACAAGAACGCGTACGGCGTTGATCCCGCGAAGACGGTCACAAGCGGACCATGGAAATTCTCCGAATGGAAGCAAGGCCAGTATATTACGCTTGATACGAACCCGAACTACTGGGGCGAAGTGAAGCCGCATGTGGCAAAGGTCATCTACAAAATTTACGCCGATCAGAACACAGAGGTTCAAGCGCTGATCAAAGGCGATATCCAAATGTCTGAGGCGATCCCGGTCACTTCGATGGATGCCATTAAAGGAAACGACAAGCTGAACACGATCCTTGCACCAGGACCGCAATACGAATACGTACAGTTCAACTTCAAGGATGAGAACTTCCCGGATAAATATTCACCGTTCAAAGGCCAGAAGACGCGTCAAGCGATCGCTAATGCGCTGAACCGTCAAGGCATGGTGGATAATGTCCTGAAAGGCACAGGCAAGCTGATGAACTCGCCATTCCTGCCAGGCTCATGGGCGGACCCAGGCGATCAAGCGGTCAACTACGCATTCGATCCAGAGAAGGCGAAGAGCCTGCTTGCGGAAGACGGCTGGGTTGCCGGCAAAGACGGCATTCTCGTGAAGGACGGCCACCGCTTCTCCTTCGAGCTCCAGTACAATGCAGGTAACAGCCGCCGTGAACAGGTGGCTGCGATCATTCAACAGAACCTGAAGGATGTTGGTATCGAAGTAACTCCTAAAGGTATCGACTTTGCAACATGGATTGACCAGAACATTACGCCGGGTAAATTCCCTGCGATCCTGCTTTCCTGGTCGCTGTCCAACCCAGATCCGGATGCAGAGAGCATCTTCTCCTCCAAATACTACCCGCCTGCAGGTCAGAACGGCGGCTGGTATAAGAACGAAGCGATTGATGCGCTCTGGACGAAAGGTCAAATCACGACCGACCAAGCTGCGCGCGCGGATGTCTATCATGAGATCGGCAAAGAGATTTCGGTCGATCTCCCGTATGTATTCTTGTACCAATACGGCTTGCCGCAAGTCGTGGATCAATCCACGCTGCACTGGGCGGATGCAGATAAGCCGGAATCGTCGCTTGGTTATGGTTATCTGTTCCACGCTATCAATTGGTGGTCCGACAAGAAATAA
- a CDS encoding aspartyl-phosphate phosphatase Spo0E family protein yields MESFLAQRIESMRYEMIDRASTYGSFTHEKVVSISQRLDRYIVVYQKLKQKKLHRIG; encoded by the coding sequence ATGGAATCATTTCTTGCACAGCGAATTGAATCAATGCGTTATGAAATGATAGACAGAGCCTCTACGTACGGTAGTTTCACGCATGAGAAAGTCGTTTCCATCAGTCAGCGGCTAGATCGTTACATCGTGGTTTATCAGAAGCTTAAACAGAAGAAGCTGCACCGGATAGGCTAG
- a CDS encoding MocE family 2Fe-2S type ferredoxin: MAWVEVCEAGEVEVEDVIRFDQEDRTFAVYRSDKGDYYATDGFCTHGRFHLSEGLVMGKLIECPKHNGRFDITNGAAVRVPACKDLQTYSVKVEAGKVFIDIE, encoded by the coding sequence ATGGCATGGGTTGAAGTATGTGAAGCAGGCGAAGTGGAAGTGGAAGATGTCATTCGATTCGATCAAGAGGATCGTACCTTTGCGGTATACCGTTCCGATAAAGGCGACTATTACGCAACGGACGGCTTCTGCACGCATGGCCGTTTCCATCTGTCGGAAGGACTTGTGATGGGGAAACTAATCGAGTGTCCGAAGCATAACGGCCGATTCGATATTACAAACGGAGCTGCCGTACGCGTACCAGCATGCAAAGACTTGCAGACGTACTCGGTAAAAGTGGAAGCGGGAAAAGTATTTATCGACATTGAGTAG
- a CDS encoding fatty acid desaturase family protein produces the protein MAIVVQRRDYSLKGPESKRADEKGLASAQWHATPIPRAKMKELMKRKDGPAIRDTLIWFIGLIVLGYLAYLSWGTWWAVPAFFLYGTLYASPGDSRWHECGHGTAFKTPWMNDVVYHIASFCVLRSATPWRWSHARHHTDTIIVGRDPEIITARPPIWKILYMQIFHLYGGPIEIKRFILHTFGKLEEQEKEYIPASEYSKVFREARIYMLIFLAVIAACIFTGSILPAMFTILPTFYGFLLVLTFGVTQHLGLYEDVLDHRLNTRTIYMNRVFRFLYWNMNYHTEHHMFPMVPFHALPKLHEEMKHDCPEARPSLWAALREVIGALRKQKHDPAYVVVKPLPSTALPYRYGPDEDELELTRSEA, from the coding sequence ATGGCCATCGTTGTACAGCGAAGAGATTATAGCTTGAAAGGGCCTGAGAGCAAACGCGCCGATGAGAAAGGGCTGGCATCCGCACAGTGGCATGCCACGCCAATCCCGCGTGCCAAGATGAAAGAGCTTATGAAGCGCAAGGATGGTCCCGCAATTAGGGATACTCTGATTTGGTTCATAGGTTTGATCGTTCTGGGTTACCTTGCGTACCTGTCATGGGGAACATGGTGGGCGGTACCGGCGTTCTTCCTCTATGGCACGCTCTACGCATCGCCCGGCGATTCCAGATGGCATGAGTGCGGACACGGAACCGCGTTTAAGACGCCTTGGATGAACGATGTCGTCTACCATATCGCGTCGTTCTGCGTGCTTCGTTCCGCAACGCCATGGCGCTGGAGCCACGCACGCCATCATACCGATACCATTATTGTTGGCCGAGATCCGGAGATCATCACCGCAAGACCACCGATTTGGAAGATTCTTTATATGCAAATCTTCCATCTTTACGGGGGGCCTATTGAAATAAAAAGGTTCATTTTGCACACGTTTGGCAAGTTGGAGGAACAAGAGAAGGAATATATTCCGGCTTCGGAGTATAGTAAGGTATTTCGCGAAGCGCGCATCTACATGCTGATCTTCCTCGCCGTTATTGCCGCATGTATCTTTACAGGCAGCATTTTGCCAGCGATGTTCACTATCCTTCCTACATTCTACGGCTTCCTGCTCGTGCTGACATTCGGCGTTACACAGCATCTAGGGTTGTATGAAGATGTGCTGGATCATAGGCTGAATACGCGGACCATCTACATGAACCGTGTCTTCCGTTTCCTCTACTGGAATATGAACTACCATACGGAGCATCATATGTTCCCGATGGTTCCGTTCCATGCGCTGCCGAAGCTGCATGAGGAGATGAAACACGATTGTCCGGAAGCGCGCCCGAGCCTATGGGCTGCTCTTCGCGAAGTAATCGGCGCACTGCGCAAACAGAAGCATGACCCGGCATACGTCGTGGTGAAGCCGCTGCCATCGACGGCGCTGCCTTACCGTTATGGACCGGATGAAGATGAGCTAGAACTGACAAGGAGTGAAGCATAA
- a CDS encoding LacI family DNA-binding transcriptional regulator, whose amino-acid sequence MTVTIREIAKHAGVSRGTVDRVLNDRPGVKPEVRDRILEIVNELNYVPNIAAKALAYQKKPVTLGIVMPPKEIVFFELIRSGISSASEELKDLGVRLEYRYVDNKRPEEGAAAIRELVEIGVSGIMFSVMDDELIRESINYAAQKNVPVVTFNSDVEDSKRVCFVGQDLHKSGVVAAGLMNRVLPAEAKVVILTGNLKFHAHRARVEGFKQGLKSSGGSLQVERVIEGFDRYEDTYAQLNQTLSEHADISGIYMATGDTDACLEVIKLHRKEGKIRVVCNDMLPSVEQGMRDRMIDFTIVQNPERQGYLSLRLLFDLVFAGKQPEMEHYFTETHIYIPESL is encoded by the coding sequence ATGACTGTTACGATAAGAGAAATTGCCAAGCATGCAGGAGTATCGAGAGGAACTGTCGACCGTGTGCTGAATGACCGCCCCGGCGTAAAGCCGGAAGTGCGTGACCGAATATTAGAGATTGTGAACGAACTGAACTACGTACCGAATATTGCAGCCAAAGCGCTTGCCTACCAGAAGAAGCCCGTTACGCTTGGAATTGTTATGCCGCCTAAGGAGATCGTGTTCTTCGAGCTCATTCGCAGCGGAATCAGCAGTGCATCGGAAGAGCTGAAGGATCTTGGCGTCAGGCTGGAATATCGGTATGTGGATAATAAGCGTCCCGAGGAAGGGGCGGCTGCTATCCGCGAGCTCGTCGAAATCGGCGTGAGCGGCATTATGTTCTCCGTGATGGACGATGAGCTGATCCGCGAGAGCATCAATTATGCGGCGCAGAAGAACGTTCCGGTTGTCACGTTTAATTCGGACGTAGAGGACAGCAAGCGCGTCTGCTTCGTCGGACAGGATTTGCACAAGAGCGGCGTCGTGGCTGCTGGGCTGATGAATCGGGTGCTTCCGGCGGAAGCGAAGGTCGTCATCCTCACCGGTAACTTGAAGTTCCATGCTCACCGCGCAAGGGTGGAAGGGTTCAAGCAAGGACTGAAGAGCAGCGGCGGCAGCCTTCAAGTAGAGCGCGTTATCGAAGGGTTCGACCGTTACGAGGATACGTACGCGCAGCTGAATCAGACGCTCAGCGAACACGCGGATATTAGCGGCATCTACATGGCGACAGGCGATACCGACGCTTGCTTGGAAGTCATCAAGCTTCATCGTAAGGAAGGGAAGATACGCGTCGTGTGCAACGACATGCTTCCTTCGGTGGAGCAAGGAATGCGCGATAGAATGATAGATTTCACCATTGTTCAAAATCCGGAGAGACAAGGCTACTTATCGCTTCGCCTGCTGTTCGATCTCGTATTTGCAGGCAAGCAGCCGGAGATGGAGCATTATTTTACAGAAACGCATATTTATATCCCCGAGAGCCTGTAG
- a CDS encoding sugar phosphate isomerase/epimerase family protein, with protein MLSVGIFNAYYPYSLEESIARMKKDGFSCVQLDLSFKGMDLSPDSLTKEKCRTIRDAFRDANLPIVCVSGYTNIIHSDPVKRAANIHGLKKTIQFARDLGSPYVVSETGTFNTESDWVWDPKNGTEEAYEEVVKQIEDLAKFAYDHGAMFLVENYVNNVIGSVDQVARLFSDVNHPGLGLLMDPTNYYTDTNIGHIDETLHRIFNTLGDKIKIAHAKDCKPAEDTGEKHANIDASESHSFRGAGAVELPAPGLGNLNYDLYLERLAKLHPNVPIIIEHLEEEDIPRAKRFLDGKLKQVGV; from the coding sequence ATGCTATCAGTCGGTATTTTCAACGCTTATTATCCTTATTCCCTAGAGGAATCCATTGCTCGAATGAAGAAAGACGGCTTCTCCTGCGTTCAGCTCGACCTTTCGTTCAAAGGCATGGATCTGTCGCCCGATTCCCTTACAAAAGAGAAATGCCGTACGATCCGCGATGCGTTCCGTGATGCGAACCTTCCGATTGTCTGCGTATCAGGTTACACGAATATTATTCATAGCGATCCAGTTAAGCGCGCTGCCAATATTCATGGATTGAAGAAAACGATCCAGTTCGCGCGTGACCTCGGCAGCCCTTACGTTGTCAGCGAGACAGGCACGTTCAACACGGAGAGCGACTGGGTGTGGGATCCGAAGAACGGCACGGAAGAAGCTTATGAAGAGGTTGTCAAACAAATTGAAGATCTCGCGAAGTTCGCGTATGACCATGGCGCCATGTTCCTGGTTGAGAACTATGTGAATAACGTCATTGGCTCCGTCGATCAAGTTGCCCGTCTCTTCTCGGATGTGAACCATCCCGGCCTTGGCCTCTTGATGGATCCGACGAACTACTACACGGACACGAACATCGGCCACATTGACGAGACGCTGCACCGCATCTTCAACACGCTCGGCGACAAAATCAAAATCGCTCACGCGAAAGACTGCAAGCCGGCTGAAGATACTGGCGAGAAGCATGCGAATATCGACGCTTCCGAGTCGCACTCGTTCCGCGGCGCTGGCGCAGTTGAGCTGCCGGCTCCAGGTCTAGGCAACCTGAATTATGATCTATACCTCGAGCGTCTTGCGAAGCTGCACCCGAATGTGCCGATCATTATCGAGCACCTAGAAGAGGAAGACATTCCACGAGCGAAGAGATTCCTCGACGGCAAGCTCAAACAAGTCGGCGTCTAG
- a CDS encoding Gfo/Idh/MocA family protein produces MDLSKSNSEHNNSNNRSIAEKIGIDFAAVIKPEMPLRKDYRIGCIGSGFIMRDCHLVAYQDAGFNPVAIASRTYENAKAVAELRGIPKVHRTWEELVRDPEIEILDVAFPPDKQLEVVREAVKQPHIRGILCQKPLAMNSREAREIVELCEAAGIKIAVNSNMRYDQSIRALKAILDRDLLGQPVLATIEMRAIPHWQAFLEQYDQIEILNMGIHHIDSFRYLFGDPEKVTALTRRDPRTQFPHIDGISQYTFQYASELMATSLDDVWAWPGEGTEKDIYIKWRVEGLDGMATGTIGWPKYPEHSPSTIAFTTRQAPNEWIRPEWDSVWFPDAFQGTMAQLLRAVESGSEPEIGGRDNLRTMAAVDACYKSIAEGRTVHFKEVL; encoded by the coding sequence ATGGATCTTAGCAAAAGCAACAGCGAGCACAACAATTCCAATAACCGCAGCATCGCTGAGAAAATCGGCATCGATTTCGCGGCGGTTATTAAACCGGAAATGCCGCTGCGCAAAGATTACCGCATCGGCTGTATCGGCTCCGGCTTTATTATGCGGGACTGCCATCTAGTCGCCTATCAGGATGCTGGCTTTAACCCGGTAGCGATCGCATCGCGTACCTATGAGAATGCGAAGGCGGTCGCAGAGCTGCGCGGCATTCCGAAGGTGCACCGCACCTGGGAAGAGCTCGTCCGCGATCCCGAGATCGAGATTCTTGATGTGGCATTCCCGCCGGATAAGCAGCTTGAAGTGGTTCGCGAAGCGGTGAAGCAGCCGCATATTCGCGGCATTCTGTGCCAGAAGCCGCTTGCGATGAACTCTCGCGAGGCGCGCGAAATCGTCGAGCTGTGCGAGGCAGCAGGCATTAAGATCGCGGTCAATTCCAATATGCGCTATGACCAATCGATCAGAGCGCTCAAAGCGATTCTGGATCGCGACCTTCTCGGGCAGCCGGTGCTTGCAACGATCGAGATGCGCGCAATTCCGCATTGGCAGGCGTTCTTGGAGCAGTACGATCAGATTGAGATTTTGAACATGGGCATTCATCATATTGATTCTTTCCGCTATCTGTTCGGCGATCCGGAGAAAGTGACCGCTCTTACCCGCAGAGATCCGCGCACGCAGTTCCCGCATATTGACGGTATCTCGCAGTACACCTTCCAATATGCGAGCGAGCTGATGGCGACGAGCCTTGACGATGTATGGGCGTGGCCGGGCGAAGGAACGGAGAAGGATATTTATATTAAATGGCGGGTTGAAGGGCTGGATGGCATGGCGACCGGTACGATCGGCTGGCCGAAATATCCGGAGCATTCGCCGAGCACGATTGCTTTCACAACACGGCAAGCACCTAACGAGTGGATTCGTCCGGAGTGGGATTCCGTATGGTTCCCGGACGCGTTCCAAGGCACGATGGCGCAGCTGCTCCGCGCAGTGGAGTCCGGCAGCGAGCCGGAGATCGGCGGACGTGATAACCTGCGGACGATGGCAGCGGTTGATGCATGCTACAAGTCCATTGCCGAAGGCAGGACCGTGCATTTCAAAGAAGTACTGTAG